A DNA window from Trichosurus vulpecula isolate mTriVul1 chromosome 2, mTriVul1.pri, whole genome shotgun sequence contains the following coding sequences:
- the ETV2 gene encoding ETS translocation variant 2 yields MDLSWFCWDELALQEVPLGSGMEHPSRVSGEPDFYNSKASALSEPRDLDPRTTGIGWKASISHLPGLPANECGSDFLSPEFPWGTDSSLNLQWSGDWTDSAWLNPVSQPYGPTPFTYPESAGIADLTTNQASFASWATPSVPSGPTHWDCPTGPYWEGGNAAAMEYPTSWELNQPSECTAPSSGCPVTSNSTPRSDRASRGPRTGHRGPIQLWQFLLELLRDRAGEGCIRWTGNNREFQLCDPKEVARLWGERKKKPGMNYEKLSRGLRYYYRRDIVHKSGGRKYTYRFGGRVPDLP; encoded by the exons ATGGACCTAAGCTGGTTTTGCTGGGATGAGCTGGCTCTACAGGAAGTGCCCCTGGGATCGGGCATGGAGCACCCAAGCCGGG TCTCAGGCGAACCAGATTTTTACAATTCAAAGGCTTCCGCGTTATCAGAGCCCAGAGACTTGGACCCTAGGACCACTGGGATTGGATGGAAAG CATCAATTTCACACCTTCCCGGGCTCCCAGCGAACGAATGCGGCTCTGATTTCCTGTCGCCTGAATTTCCGTGGGGGACTG ACTCCTCCTTGAACCTCCAGTGGTCTGGCGACTGGACCGACTCTGCGTGGCTCAACCCAGTCTCCCAGCCCTACGGCCCTACCCCCTTCACCTACCCTGAAAGCGCGGGGATCGCGGATCTTACCACTAACCAGGCCAGCTTCGCCTCGTGGGCCACCCCCTCTGTCCCAAGCGGTCCTACCCACTGGGATTGCCCCACCGGCCCTTATTGGGAGGGCGGGAACGCTGCTGCCATGGAATATCCCACCTCCTGGGAGCTAAACCAGCCTTCAGAATGTACCGCTCCCTCAAGTGGGTGCCCCGTCACATCAAACTCAACACCACGCTCGGACCGCGCCTCCCGAGGCCCCAGGACTGGACACCGTG GTCCCATTCAGCTGTGGCAATTCCTGCTGGAACTGCTCCGAGACCGAGCGGGCGAAGGCTGCATCCGTTGGACTGGGAATAACCGCGAGTTCCAGCTATGCGACCCGAAGGAG GTGGCCCGTCTGTGGGGGGAACGTAAAAAGAAGCCAGGAATGAACTACGAGAAACTGAGTCGCGGGCTGCGTTACTATTACCGCCGGGACATCGTGCACAAGAGCGGTGGCCGAAAGTACACTTATAGATTTGGGGGTCGTGTTCCCGACCTGCCCTGA